A genomic stretch from Arachis stenosperma cultivar V10309 chromosome 3, arast.V10309.gnm1.PFL2, whole genome shotgun sequence includes:
- the LOC130970484 gene encoding ubiquitin-conjugating enzyme E2 variant 1B-like: MGSEGSSVVVPRNFRLLEELERGEKGIGDGTVSYGMDDADDIYMQSWTGTIIGPPGTVHEGRIYQLKLFCGKDYPDNPPSVRFQTRINMTCVNQETGVVEPQLFPMLANWQRECTMEDILLQLKKEMSSPQNRKLAQPPEGNEEGRIDQKGLVVKCCIV, from the exons ATGGGTTCCGAAGGATCAAGTGTTGTTG TTCCTAGGAATTTCAGATTATTGGAAGAGCTTGAGAGAGGTGAGAAGGGAATTGGAGATGGAACTGTAAGCTATGGAATGGATGATGCTGATGATATCTACATGCAATCATGGACTGGGACAATTATAGGTCCCCCTGGT ACTGTCCACGAAGGGCGTATCTACCAATTGAAATTGTTTTGTGGTAAGGATTATCCAGACAATCCACCATCTGTTAGATTTCAGACAAGGATTAACATGACTTGCGTCAACCAAGAGACTGGAGTG GTTGAACCACAATTGTTTCCCATGCTTGCTAACTGGCAAAGAGAGTGTACGATGGAAGACATTTTATTGCAATTGAAGAAAGAAATGTCGTCTCCACAGAACAGGAAGCTAGCTCAGCCTCCTGAAG GAAACGAAGAAGGAAGGATTGATCAGAAGGGGCTGGTGGTGAAATGTTGTATTGTGTAA
- the LOC130969516 gene encoding histidine--tRNA ligase, cytoplasmic-like — MAELSTVTLGGKGSSLSSSAVSAVSASLAHVRIDTSALDRLSTSSSSATPSLKHTIAIPNFLSLFEIRAFLLVLLNKLLLTPSSSIRPDLLLLISESLNSNPSAFRFEDLQVTQDELLVLNNVSSALLGISAILDHQSAALTSFSDVAAALSCEASKADVTAFNLMDSGDGHTSKEEVGVASDMRVLLNGSKLVGKEKIGAVAKVPKIHGTLREQVKSVHSKMRVELNSGFKLAEIQAASDGTEQAVSTVLLSLAAALRELGECSFLRAKNNLESISSDDLKSSIGEMFGKECPTDASLDSGFNAALGLVLEKEYVKFAGKVNVLLGSVWKIVAWEVVTAFAVLEGGELNEKGQGVQGNAENSKAEKKKKKVVLGKGTSMILPLIKDGLQSKRAAAVENSGLLETMVGNFQLFLDSAEPEFNGFLLKVKDILESNESRRLPKIPKGTRDFAKEQMTIRKKAFSIIEQVFERHGATALDTPVFELRETLMGKYGEDSKLIYDLADQGGELCSLRYDLTVPFARFMAMNGLTSLKRYQIAKVYRRDNPSKGRYREFYQCDFDIAGPSEKMAPDFEVVRVLTELLDELDIGEYEIKLNHRKLLDGMMEICGVPPEKFRTICSSIDKLDKQSFEQIRKEMVEEKGLTTETADRIETYVKEKGSPLTLLSKLKQEGSAFLEHAGSADALNDLEILFKALDKSKCIDKVVFDLSLARGLDYYTGVIYEAVFKGGAQVGSIAAGGRYDNLIGMFGSKQVPAVGVSLGIERVFAIMEQQQKDQNQVPRPNKTEVLVSILGNDLTLAAELAGELWDTGVKAEFLVNKRRQKHFDFAKESRIPWMVIVGEQEIKEGVVQLKNLEASNDVTIPRDQFAEQVRSRLNP, encoded by the exons ATGGCTGAGCTCTCTACCGTTACACTCGGCGGCAAGGGCTCCTCCCTCTCCTCCTCCGCCGTTTCCGCCGTCTCCGCCAGCCTCGCCCATGTCCGCATTGATACATCTGCCCTCGACAGGCTCTCCACCTCATCGTCCTCTGCAACGCCCTCGTTGAAGCATACCATCGCAATCCCTAACTTCCTCTCCCTCTTCGAAATCCGAGCCTTCCTCCTCGTACTTCTCAACAAGCTCCTCCTCACTCCCTCCTCTTCGATTCGCCCTGACCTTCTTCTTCTCATTTCCGAATCCCTCAATTCCAACCCCAGCGCTTTCCGATTCGAAGATCTCCAAGTCACTCAAGACGAGTTGCTCGTTCTCAACAACGTTTCTTCGGCATTGCTTGGAATTTCAGCTATTTTGGACCACCAATCCGCCGCATTGACGTCCTTCTCCGATGTCGCCGCCGCGCTGTCCTGCGAGGCCTCAAAAGCCGACGTGACCGCCTTCAATTTGATGGATTCCGGTGACGGTCATACTTCCAAGGAGGAAGTTGGAGTCGCAAGTGATATGAGGGTTCTGCTTAACGGATCCAAGCTGGTGGGAAAGGAGAAGATTGGAGCGGTTGCCAAGGTTCCAAAGATTCATGGAACTTTGAGGGAACAGGTTAAAtcggtgcattcaaagatgCGAGTTGAGTTAAATTCGGGTTTTAAATTGGCTGAAATTCAGGCTGCTAGTGATGGAACTGAACAAGCTGTCTCCACTGTGCTGTTGTCATTGGCAGCGGCATTGAGGGAACTTGGTGAGTGTAGTTTTCTGCGTGCTAAGAATAATTTGGAGTCCATAAGCAGTGATGATTTGAAATCGAGCATTGGGGAGATGTTTGGAAAGGAATGCCCCACTGATGCTAGCTTAGATAGTGGTTTCAATGCGGCTTTGGGCTTGGTTTTAGAAAAGGAATATGTTAAGTTTGCAGGCAAAGTCAACGTGCTATTGGGGTCTGTTTGGAAGATTGTGGCATGGGAAGTTGTGACTGCCTTTGCTGTACTTGAAGGTGGGGAGCTGAATGAAAAGGGTCAAGGGGTTCAGGGCAATGCAGAGAATTCAaaagcagagaagaagaagaagaaggttgTTTTGGGCAAAGGAACTAGTATGATTTTGCCATTGATTAAGGACGGGTTGCAGAGTAAAAGAGCGGCTGCTGTTGAGAATTCAGGGTTGTTAGAGACAATGGTGGGAAACTTTCAATTGTTTTTGGATTCAGCCGAACCTGAGTTTAATGGATTTTTATTGAAGGTAAAGGATATTCTGGAAAGCAATGAAAGCAGAAGATTGCCCAAGATCCCTAAG GGAACTCGTGATTTCGCTAAAGAGCAAATGACAATTAGAAAGAAGGCATTTTCAATAATAGAACAAGTCTTTGAGAGGCATGGCGCCACAGCCTTGGATACCCCTGTTTTTGAGTTGCGAGAAACTCTGATGGGGAAGTATGGAGAAGATTCAAAGTTGATTTATGATCTTGCTGATCAG GGTGGGGAGCTCTGTTCATTGAGGTATGACTTGACAGTTCCATTTGCTAGGTTTATGGCCATGAATGGCCTGACATCTTTAAAAAGGTACCAAATAGCTAAGGTCTACAGAAGAGACAACCCATCAAAGGGAAGATACCGTGAATTTTACCAATGCGACTTTGATATTGCTGGACCATCTGAAAAAATGGCTCCAGACTTTGAGGTTGTTAGAGTTTTGACTGAATTGCTTGATGAGCTTGACATTGGGGAATATGAG ATAAAGTTGAATCATAGAAAGTTACTGGATGGCATGATGGAAATATGTGGAGTACCACCTGAGAAGTTTAGGACTATATGCTCTAGCATTGACAAGTTAGACAAACAGTCTTTTGAACAGATAAGAAAAGAAATG GTGGAAGAGAAAGGGTTAACTACTGAGACTGCAGATAGAATTGAAACTTATGTGAAAGAAAAAGGATCTCCATTAACATTATTATCTAAACTTAAACAAGAGGGCAGTGCTTTCTTAGAACATGCTGGATCTGCTGATGCATTGAATGACCTGGAAATTTTATTTAAAGCTCTGGATAAATCAAAATGCATTGATAAAGTGGTTTTTGACTTAAGTCTTGCTAGGGGCCTTGATTATTATACTGGAGTTATATATGAAGCTGTTTTTAAAGGGGGTGCTCAG GTTGGTTCAATTGCTGCTGGTGGTCGATATGATAACTTAATAGGAATGTTTGGCTCAAAGCAAGTTCCAGCAGTTGGTGTAAGTCTTGGAATTGAGAGAGTATTTGCGATAATGGAGCAACAGCAGAAGGATCAGAACCAG GTGCCGCGGCCAAACAAGACAGAAGTGCTAGTGAGCATATTAGGGAATGACCTGACACTAGCTGCAGAGCTGGCAGGTGAATTGTGGGACACCGGTGTGAAAGCAGAGTTCTTGGTGAATAAAAGAAGACAGAAGCACTTTGACTTTGCCAAAGAATCAAGGATTCCATGGATGGTGATAGTTGGtgagcaagaaataaaggaagGTGTTGTGCAATTGAAAAACTTGGAGGCTAGTAATGATGTAACCATTCCTAGAGATCAATTTGCGGAGCAAGTTCGAAGTAGGTTAAACCCATGA
- the LOC130968848 gene encoding nudix hydrolase 17, mitochondrial-like: protein MAAVCLLVSRSGRHLQRYNNTGGRQVVGCIPYRFKEDMMSNELELEVLLVSSQKGEALMFPKGGWEIDESLEEAASRESMEEAGVIGSVGNQLGQWNFVSKRHGIYYEGHMFPLFVNQQLDIWPEKNLRKRVWMTVPQAREICQHWWMKEALDILVKRLSSQDTREL, encoded by the exons ATGGCAGCAGTATGCTTGTTGGTTTCTCGATCCGGCAGACACTTGCAAAGATACAACAACACCGGCGGCCGCCAAGTGGTCGG ATGCATACCTTATAGATTCAAGGAAGATATGATGAGCAATGAATTGGAATTGGAGGTATTATTGGTGAGTTCACAGAAAGGAGAGGCGCTCATGTTCCCCAAAGGAGGATGGGAAATTGATGAATCTTTAGAAGAAGCAGCTTCTAGAGAGTCTATGGAAGAAGCCGGAGTGATTGGAAGCGTTGGGAATCAATTGGGTCAATGGAATTTCGTTAGCAAAAGACATGGCATTTACTATGAAGGGCACATGTTCCCTTTGTTTGTCAATCAACAACTTGATATCTGGCCTGAGAAAAATCTAAGGAAAAGAGTTTGGATGACAGTTCCTCAAGCTAGAGAAATTTGTCAGCATTGGTGGATGAAGGAAGCTTTAGATATCTTGGTTAAACGACTGAGCTCACAAGATACCAGGGAACTATAA
- the LOC130968847 gene encoding uncharacterized protein LOC130968847, which translates to MATSKAVMASLTHLRPLTCAASSSYPARLVPHPPDLIKWVTREGGFVHPAIKIAVHPSHGLGLLANQQIPKGSDLIVLPDHIPLRFNHQDATHSLLLQLARHVPEELWAMRLGLKLLQERAKVGSFWWPYISNLPETYTVPIFFPGEDIKNLQYAPLLHQVNKRCRFLLDFEKEVKHALVNLTPDKHPFGGQEVDASSLGWAMSAVSSRAFRLYGDKRPDGIHIDIPMMLPLIDMCNHSFNPNARIVQEKDSSSIKMQVKVVAETAIKEDDPLLLNYGCLNNDFFLLDYGFVIQSNPYDCIELKYDGALLDAASSAAGVSSPNFSAPAPWQEQILAQLNLAGEASDLKVSIGGEDVVEGRLLAALRVLLSSSMETVQKHDLNTLKSLSAEAPLGVANETAVLRTLIALCVIALGHFPTKIMDDESLLKQGASGSTELAIQYRIQKKSVIVDAMRSLSRRVKLLSSKETTVSAEG; encoded by the exons ATGGCTACTTCGAAGGCGGTTATGGCTTCTTTGACGCACCTGCGTCCGCTAACATGCGCCGCCTCATCGTCCTACCCTGCTCGACTGGTTCCCCACCCACCGGACCTCATCAAGTGGGTCACCAGAGAAGGCGGCTTCGTCCACCCTGCCATCAAGATAGCGGTTCATCCCTCCCACGGTCTCGGCTTACTCGCCAACCAACAAATCCCCAAGGGTTCCGACCTTATCGTTCTCCCCGACCACATTCCCTTGAGGTTTAACCACCAAGACGCCACCCACTCTCTCCTCCTTCAATTGGCCCGCCATGTTCCTG AGGAACTGTGGGCCATGAGGCTAGGTTTGAAGCTGCTTCAAGAAAGAGCTAAAGTTGGATCCTTTTGGTGGCCATACATCAGCAATCTCCCGGAAACATACACTGTCCCTATCTTCTTTCCCGGAGAGGATATAAAGAACTTGCAGTATGCTCCTCTTCTTCACCAG GTGAACAAAAGATGTCGGTTTCTTCTTGATTTTGAGAAAGAAGTTAAGCATGCCTTAGTCAATCTCACACCAGATAAGCATCCTTTTGGTGGCCAAGAAGTAGATGCATCTTCTCTTGGATGGGCTATGTCAGCAGTCTCATCAAGAGCATTCCGTTTATATGGTGACAAACGGCCAGATGGGATCCATATTGacatacctatgatgctccctCTGATTGATATGTGCAATCATAGTTTCAATCCAAATGCCAGAATTGTTCAGGAAAAAGACTCTAGTAGCATAAAAATGCAAGTAAAG GTTGTGGCTGagacagcaatcaaagaagaTGATCCTTTATTGCTTAACTATGGCTGTCTAAACAATGATTTTTTCCTTCTTGATTATGGATTTGTGATACAATCAAACCCGTATGACTGCATTGAACTGAAATACGATGGTGCTCTTTTGGATGCTGCAAGCTCAGCAGCTGGAGTTTCATCACCAAATTTCTCAGCACCTGCTCCATGGCAGGAACAGATTCTTGCTCAGCTAAATCTTGCTGGGGAAGCTTCAGATCTCAAG GTGAGCATAGGTGGTGAAGATGTAGTAGAGGGGCGTTTGTTGGCTGCATTGAGAGTACTCCTTTCAAGTAGTATGGAAACCGTGCAGAAGCATGACCTCAACACACTCAAGTCTTTATCAGCCGAAGCCCCGCTGGGTGTTGCAAATGAAACAGCTGTCTTGCGTACGCTTATAGCTTTGTGTGTGATTGCACTGGGACACTTCCCCACCAAAATAATGGATGATGAATCACTGCTGAAGCAGGGTGCCTCAGGTTCAACGGAATTGGCCATTCAATACAGAATCCAAAAGAAATCTGTGATTGTTGATGCCATGAGATCTCTCTCAAGGAGGGTAAAGCTTCTCTCTTCCAAGGAAACAACAGTGAGTGCCGAAGGCTAA